The following coding sequences are from one Primulina eburnea isolate SZY01 chromosome 15, ASM2296580v1, whole genome shotgun sequence window:
- the LOC140813936 gene encoding uncharacterized WD repeat-containing protein C2A9.03-like isoform X1 — protein MSFQEEEIDYAAGDDEMGEVEEDMYFAGRLIGDSESEEEEEDEYDNLDNKITDTSSAEARKGKDIQGIPWERLSISREKYRQTRLEQYKNYENIPQSGEGSEKECKLTRKGGVYYEFWQNTRSVKSTILHFQLRNLVWSTSKHDVYLMSHYSIIHWSSLSSKKTEVLNVSGHVAPCEKHPGSLLEGFTHTQVSTLAVRDNLLIAGGFQGELICKYLDRPGVSFCMRTTYDDNAITNAIDIYGSPSGSVHFTASNNDCGVRDFDMERFQLVKHFSYPWPVNHTSLSPDGKIIAIVGDNPDGMLVDSQTGKAIAHMRGHLDFSFASAWHPNGYTFATGNQDKTCRVWDARMLSKSIAVLKGNLGAIRSIRFTSDGQFMVMAEPADFVHVYDVKNGYDKEQEIDFFGEISGVSFSPDTDCLFIGVWDRTYGSLLQYNRCRNYSYLDALL, from the exons ATGTCCTTTCAAGAGGAAGAGATAGATTACGCAGCTGGTGACGATGAAATGGGTGAAGTAGAAGAAGATATGTATTTTGCTGGTCGATTAATTGGAGATTCGGAGTCAGAGGAGGAAGAGGAGGATGAATATGACAATTTG GACAACAAGATTACAGATACTTCTTCTGCTGAGGCACGGAAGGGAAAGGACATCCAAGGCATTCCATGGGAGAGGCTAAGCATATCCCGGGAGAAGTATAGGCAGACTAGACTAGAACAGTATAAGAATTACGAAAATATACCCCAATCTGGAGAGGGATCAGAAAAG GAATGCAAATTAACAAGAAAAGGTGGAGTATATTATGAGTTCTGGCAGAACACGAGATCTGTCAAATCGACTATTCTTCATTTTCAG TTGAGGAACCTGGTTTGGTCAACCTCGAAGCATGATGTTTACCTCATGTCGCATTACTCAATCATTCATTGGTCGTCATTGAGTTCCAAAAAGACTGAAGTTCTTAATGTTTCGGGTCATGTGGCTCCTTGTGAG AAACATCCTGGAAGTTTGCTGGAAGGATTTACTCATACACAAGTAAGCACCCTTGCAGTCCGCGACAATTTGTTGATTGCTGGGGGATTCCAAGGGGAGCTTATTTGCAAG TATCTCGATCGGCCTGGGGTTAGCTTTTGCATGAGGACAACTTACGACGATAATGCTATCACAAATGCAATTGATATCTATGGCAGTCCAAG TGGGTCTGTTCATTTCACTGCTTCCAATAACGACTGTGGTGTGCGAGATTTCGATATGGAGAGATTTCAGCTTGTTAAGCATTTCTCTTATCCGTGGCCTGTAAAT CATACTTCTCTGAGTCCAGATGGAAAAATAATTGCTATTGTTGGGGACAATCCTGATGGCATGCTGGTGGATTCACAAACTGGAAAG GCTATTGCGCACATGCGAGGGCACTTGGATTTCTCTTTTGCATCTGCGTGGCATCCCAATGGGTACACCTTTGCCACGGGGAACCAGGACAAGACTTGTCGTGTATGGGATGCGCGGATGCTGTCTAAATCTATTGCTGTACTCAAGGGAAATCTTGGTGCTATTCGTTCCATCCGTTTCACATCTGACGGACAGTTTATGGTGATGGCTGAACCAGCTGATTTTGTTCATGTGTATGACGTCAAGAATGGATATGATAAAGAGCAGGAGATTGATTTTTTTGGTGAGATCTCTGGAGTCTCATTTAGTCCTGATACAGATTGCCTATTCATTGGGGTGTGGGATCGTACCTATGGCAGCCTCCTTCAGTACAACCGTTGCAGAAACTATTCATATCTCGATGCGTTATTATGA
- the LOC140813781 gene encoding uncharacterized WD repeat-containing protein C2A9.03-like isoform X2, whose amino-acid sequence MSFQEEEIDYAAGDDEMGEVEEDMYFAGRLIGDSESEEEEEDEYDNLDNKITDTSAAEARKGKDIQGIPWERLSISREKYRQTRLEQYKNYENIPQSGEGSEKECKLTRKGGVYYEFWQNTRSVKSTILHFQLRNLVWSTSKHDVYLMSHYSIIHWSSLSSKKTEVLNVSGHVAPCEKHPGSLLEGFTHTQVSTLAVRDNLLIAGGFQGELICKYLDRPGVSFCMRTTYDDNAITNAIDIYGSPSGSVHFTASNNDCGVRDFDMERFQLVKHFSYPWPVNHTSLSPDGKIIAIVGDNPDGMLVDSQTGKAIAHMRGHLDFSFASAWHPNGYTFARMLSKSIAVLKGNLGAIRSIRFTSDGQFMVMAEPADFVHVYDVKNGYDKEQEIDFFGEISGVSFSPDTDCLFIGVWDRTYGSLLQYNRCRNYSYLDALL is encoded by the exons ATGTCCTTTCAAGAGGAAGAGATAGATTACGCAGCTGGTGACGATGAAATGGGTGAAGTAGAAGAAGATATGTATTTTGCTGGTCGATTAATTGGAGATTCGGAGTCAGAGGAGGAAGAGGAGGATGAATATGACAATTTG GACAACAAGATTACAGATACTTCTGCTGCTGAGGCACGGAAGGGAAAGGACATCCAAGGCATTCCATGGGAGAGGCTAAGCATATCCCGGGAGAAGTATAGGCAGACTAGACTAGAACAGTATAAGAATTACGAAAATATACCCCAATCTGGAGAGGGATCAGAAAAG GAATGCAAATTAACAAGAAAAGGTGGAGTGTATTATGAGTTCTGGCAGAACACGAGATCTGTCAAATCGACTATTCTTCATTTTCAG TTGAGGAACCTGGTTTGGTCAACCTCGAAGCATGATGTTTACCTCATGTCGCATTACTCAATCATTCATTGGTCGTCATTGAGTTCCAAAAAGACTGAAGTTCTTAATGTTTCTGGTCATGTGGCTCCTTGTGAG AAACATCCTGGAAGTTTGCTGGAAGGATTTACTCATACACAAGTAAGCACCCTTGCAGTCCGTGACAATTTGTTGATTGCTGGGGGATTCCAAGGGGAGCTTATTTGCAAG TATCTTGATCGGCCTGGGGTTAGCTTTTGCATGAGGACAACTTACGACGATAATGCTATCACAAATGCAATTGATATCTATGGCAGTCCAAG TGGTTCTGTTCATTTCACTGCTTCCAATAACGACTGTGGTGTGCGAGATTTCGATATGGAGAGATTTCAGCTTGTTAAGCATTTCTCTTATCCGTGGCCTGTAAAT CATACTTCTCTAAGTCCAGATGGAAAAATAATTGCTATTGTTGGGGACAATCCTGATGGCATGCTGGTGGATTCACAAACTGGAAAG GCTATTGCGCACATGCGAGGGCACTTGGATTTCTCTTTTGCATCTGCGTGGCATCCCAATGGGTACACCTTTGC GCGGATGCTGTCTAAATCTATTGCTGTACTCAAGGGAAATCTTGGTGCTATTCGTTCCATCCGTTTCACATCTGACGGGCAGTTTATGGTGATGGCTGAACCAGCTGATTTTGTTCATGTGTATGACGTCAAGAATGGATATGATAAAGAGCAGGAGATTGATTTTTTTGGTGAGATCTCTGGAGTCTCATTTAGTCCTGATACAGATTGCCTATTCATTGGGGTGTGGGATCGTACCTATGGCAGCCTCCTTCAGTACAACCGTTGCAGAAACTATTCATATCTCGATGCGTTATTATGA
- the LOC140813936 gene encoding uncharacterized WD repeat-containing protein C2A9.03-like isoform X2: MSFQEEEIDYAAGDDEMGEVEEDMYFAGRLIGDSESEEEEEDEYDNLDNKITDTSSAEARKGKDIQGIPWERLSISREKYRQTRLEQYKNYENIPQSGEGSEKECKLTRKGGVYYEFWQNTRSVKSTILHFQLRNLVWSTSKHDVYLMSHYSIIHWSSLSSKKTEVLNVSGHVAPCEKHPGSLLEGFTHTQVSTLAVRDNLLIAGGFQGELICKYLDRPGVSFCMRTTYDDNAITNAIDIYGSPSGSVHFTASNNDCGVRDFDMERFQLVKHFSYPWPVNHTSLSPDGKIIAIVGDNPDGMLVDSQTGKAIAHMRGHLDFSFASAWHPNGYTFARMLSKSIAVLKGNLGAIRSIRFTSDGQFMVMAEPADFVHVYDVKNGYDKEQEIDFFGEISGVSFSPDTDCLFIGVWDRTYGSLLQYNRCRNYSYLDALL; this comes from the exons ATGTCCTTTCAAGAGGAAGAGATAGATTACGCAGCTGGTGACGATGAAATGGGTGAAGTAGAAGAAGATATGTATTTTGCTGGTCGATTAATTGGAGATTCGGAGTCAGAGGAGGAAGAGGAGGATGAATATGACAATTTG GACAACAAGATTACAGATACTTCTTCTGCTGAGGCACGGAAGGGAAAGGACATCCAAGGCATTCCATGGGAGAGGCTAAGCATATCCCGGGAGAAGTATAGGCAGACTAGACTAGAACAGTATAAGAATTACGAAAATATACCCCAATCTGGAGAGGGATCAGAAAAG GAATGCAAATTAACAAGAAAAGGTGGAGTATATTATGAGTTCTGGCAGAACACGAGATCTGTCAAATCGACTATTCTTCATTTTCAG TTGAGGAACCTGGTTTGGTCAACCTCGAAGCATGATGTTTACCTCATGTCGCATTACTCAATCATTCATTGGTCGTCATTGAGTTCCAAAAAGACTGAAGTTCTTAATGTTTCGGGTCATGTGGCTCCTTGTGAG AAACATCCTGGAAGTTTGCTGGAAGGATTTACTCATACACAAGTAAGCACCCTTGCAGTCCGCGACAATTTGTTGATTGCTGGGGGATTCCAAGGGGAGCTTATTTGCAAG TATCTCGATCGGCCTGGGGTTAGCTTTTGCATGAGGACAACTTACGACGATAATGCTATCACAAATGCAATTGATATCTATGGCAGTCCAAG TGGGTCTGTTCATTTCACTGCTTCCAATAACGACTGTGGTGTGCGAGATTTCGATATGGAGAGATTTCAGCTTGTTAAGCATTTCTCTTATCCGTGGCCTGTAAAT CATACTTCTCTGAGTCCAGATGGAAAAATAATTGCTATTGTTGGGGACAATCCTGATGGCATGCTGGTGGATTCACAAACTGGAAAG GCTATTGCGCACATGCGAGGGCACTTGGATTTCTCTTTTGCATCTGCGTGGCATCCCAATGGGTACACCTTTGC GCGGATGCTGTCTAAATCTATTGCTGTACTCAAGGGAAATCTTGGTGCTATTCGTTCCATCCGTTTCACATCTGACGGACAGTTTATGGTGATGGCTGAACCAGCTGATTTTGTTCATGTGTATGACGTCAAGAATGGATATGATAAAGAGCAGGAGATTGATTTTTTTGGTGAGATCTCTGGAGTCTCATTTAGTCCTGATACAGATTGCCTATTCATTGGGGTGTGGGATCGTACCTATGGCAGCCTCCTTCAGTACAACCGTTGCAGAAACTATTCATATCTCGATGCGTTATTATGA
- the LOC140813986 gene encoding aspartyl protease family protein At5g10770-like: MVLLVSLYLYLLLSRTSSCREIQEVDQLSHPVLHLPLYHVREGSHSLQALDSDPPFLEAIALDEKRVKFLNSRLDGNNSTTVHPVTTSILTGSESWIDEKSVNVPLNPGIPIGISNYYTKIGLGTPTTYHNVIMDTGSSFSWVQCEPCLVYCHPQAGSRFNPFASRTYQKLSCGTSQCSSLKVATLNSPMCTASNTCIYSATYGDQSFSIGYLSKDSLSFGSESLPGFLFGCGQDNNGLFGKAAGLIGLGKDGLSMLSQLSTKYGRVFSYCLPTATFLGNSGSRGFLSIGTASNFGSKFTPMLDEYRDSSLYYVKLSAIYLSGKPLAVGSSAYRSPTIIDSGTTISRLSAPVYSALKKEFVDIVSTKFKIAPSFSILDACFHGTFDQISTAIPSVELIFQGGADLKLAPHNIILEVEKGTTCLAFASSSGMVIIGNTQQQTFRITYDVASSKIGFAAGGCR; encoded by the exons ATGGTACTTCTTGTTTCTCTGTATTTATATCTCTTGCTCTCAAGAACCTCTTCATGTAGAGAAATTCAAG AAGTTGATCAGTTAAGTCATCCTGTTTTGCACCTGCCTTTGTATCATGTTCGAGAAGGGTCTCACTCGCTTCAGGCTTTGGACTCGGACCCGCCCTTCTTAGAGGCAATTGCTCTTGATGAAAAACGTGTCAAGTTTCTAAATTCCAGACTTGATGGCAACAACTCGACGACAGTTCATCCCGTTACCACCTCCATTTTAACAGGATCAGAAAGCTGGATTGATGAAAAATCTGTTAATGTACCTCTGAATCCGGGTATACCAATTGGTATCTCAAATTACTACACAAAAATAGGTCTGGGAACTCCAACAACGTACCACAACGTTATCATGGACACCGGCAGCTCCTTCTCATGGGTTCAGTGTGAGCCCTGTTTGGTCTATTGTCATCCTCAGGCAGGTTCACGCTTTAACCCCTTTGCTTCTAGAACATATCAGAAGCTATCCTGTGGAACGAGTCAGTGCTCTTCCCTGAAGGTTGCCACTCTTAACAGTCCTATGTGTACGGCTTCGAATACATGCATATACTCAGCTACATATGGAGATCAATCCTTTTCTATCGGATATCTCAGCAAAGACTCGCTGAGCTTTGGCTCAGAATCACTCCCTGGTTTCTTGTTTGGATGCGGGCAAGACAACAATGGCTTATTCGGCAAAGCAGCTGGTCTGATCGGCCTTGGGAAAGATGGTCTTTCCATGCTGTCTCAACTATCTACAAAATATGGTAGAGTCTTTTCTTATTGCCTCCCAACAGCCACATTCCTGGGAAATTCTGGCAGCAGAGGCTTTTTATCGATTGGAACAGCTTCAAATTTCGGATCAAAGTTCACACCAATGTTAGACGAATATCGAGATTCTTCATTGTATTATGTAAAGCTATCGGCCATATATTTGTCTGGTAAACCGTTAGCAGTTGGATCATCCGCATACAGATCTCCTACCATCATAGATTCAGGCACCACAATATCACGGTTATCTGCACCTGTGTATTCGGCACTCAAGAAAGAGTTTGTTGATATCGTATCTACGAAATTCAAGATCGCTCCATCCTTCTCCATTCTTGATGCATGCTTTCATGGCACTTTTGATCAAATATCTACAGCTATtccttcagttgaactgatctttcaagGCGGAGCTGACCTAAAACTGGCCCCGCACAATATCATACTGGAGGTGGAGAAAGGTACTACGTGCTTGGCCTTTGCGTCCAGCTCGGGTATGGTCATTATCGGCAACACACAGCAACAGACTTTCCGTATTACTTACGATGTCGCGAGTTCAAAAATCGGGTTCGCAGCTGGTGGATGTCGCTAG
- the LOC140813781 gene encoding uncharacterized WD repeat-containing protein C2A9.03-like isoform X1: protein MSFQEEEIDYAAGDDEMGEVEEDMYFAGRLIGDSESEEEEEDEYDNLDNKITDTSAAEARKGKDIQGIPWERLSISREKYRQTRLEQYKNYENIPQSGEGSEKECKLTRKGGVYYEFWQNTRSVKSTILHFQLRNLVWSTSKHDVYLMSHYSIIHWSSLSSKKTEVLNVSGHVAPCEKHPGSLLEGFTHTQVSTLAVRDNLLIAGGFQGELICKYLDRPGVSFCMRTTYDDNAITNAIDIYGSPSGSVHFTASNNDCGVRDFDMERFQLVKHFSYPWPVNHTSLSPDGKIIAIVGDNPDGMLVDSQTGKAIAHMRGHLDFSFASAWHPNGYTFATGNQDKTCRVWDARMLSKSIAVLKGNLGAIRSIRFTSDGQFMVMAEPADFVHVYDVKNGYDKEQEIDFFGEISGVSFSPDTDCLFIGVWDRTYGSLLQYNRCRNYSYLDALL, encoded by the exons ATGTCCTTTCAAGAGGAAGAGATAGATTACGCAGCTGGTGACGATGAAATGGGTGAAGTAGAAGAAGATATGTATTTTGCTGGTCGATTAATTGGAGATTCGGAGTCAGAGGAGGAAGAGGAGGATGAATATGACAATTTG GACAACAAGATTACAGATACTTCTGCTGCTGAGGCACGGAAGGGAAAGGACATCCAAGGCATTCCATGGGAGAGGCTAAGCATATCCCGGGAGAAGTATAGGCAGACTAGACTAGAACAGTATAAGAATTACGAAAATATACCCCAATCTGGAGAGGGATCAGAAAAG GAATGCAAATTAACAAGAAAAGGTGGAGTGTATTATGAGTTCTGGCAGAACACGAGATCTGTCAAATCGACTATTCTTCATTTTCAG TTGAGGAACCTGGTTTGGTCAACCTCGAAGCATGATGTTTACCTCATGTCGCATTACTCAATCATTCATTGGTCGTCATTGAGTTCCAAAAAGACTGAAGTTCTTAATGTTTCTGGTCATGTGGCTCCTTGTGAG AAACATCCTGGAAGTTTGCTGGAAGGATTTACTCATACACAAGTAAGCACCCTTGCAGTCCGTGACAATTTGTTGATTGCTGGGGGATTCCAAGGGGAGCTTATTTGCAAG TATCTTGATCGGCCTGGGGTTAGCTTTTGCATGAGGACAACTTACGACGATAATGCTATCACAAATGCAATTGATATCTATGGCAGTCCAAG TGGTTCTGTTCATTTCACTGCTTCCAATAACGACTGTGGTGTGCGAGATTTCGATATGGAGAGATTTCAGCTTGTTAAGCATTTCTCTTATCCGTGGCCTGTAAAT CATACTTCTCTAAGTCCAGATGGAAAAATAATTGCTATTGTTGGGGACAATCCTGATGGCATGCTGGTGGATTCACAAACTGGAAAG GCTATTGCGCACATGCGAGGGCACTTGGATTTCTCTTTTGCATCTGCGTGGCATCCCAATGGGTACACCTTTGCCACGGGGAACCAGGACAAGACTTGTCGTGTATGGGATGCGCGGATGCTGTCTAAATCTATTGCTGTACTCAAGGGAAATCTTGGTGCTATTCGTTCCATCCGTTTCACATCTGACGGGCAGTTTATGGTGATGGCTGAACCAGCTGATTTTGTTCATGTGTATGACGTCAAGAATGGATATGATAAAGAGCAGGAGATTGATTTTTTTGGTGAGATCTCTGGAGTCTCATTTAGTCCTGATACAGATTGCCTATTCATTGGGGTGTGGGATCGTACCTATGGCAGCCTCCTTCAGTACAACCGTTGCAGAAACTATTCATATCTCGATGCGTTATTATGA